The following proteins are co-located in the Micromonospora coriariae genome:
- a CDS encoding glycoside hydrolase family 19 protein codes for MSRLRALVALAALVVAGGLVAIIPATAASAAACAASWQASAVYTGGAQVSHNGRNYQAKWWTQNEAPPGTTGVWQDLGACGGGTTPPPTGSCNHPNWVAGTWYATGSIVRYTNGLYYIAEHDNPGYDPVISTWYWEPYTCGGTPPTNPPTNPGGFVVSEAQFNQMFPSRNSFYTYSGLVAALNAYSAFTRTGSATVQRQEAAAFLANVHHETGGLVHVVEQNTANYPHYCDPGQPYGCPAGQAAYYGRGPIQLSWNFNYNAAGNALGLPLLTNPWLVQNDAAVAWKTAIWYWMTQNGPGSMTAHNAMVTGAGFGETIRSINGSIECNGGNSGQVQSRVTRYQQFVGILGVPAGANLYC; via the coding sequence ATGTCGAGACTGCGGGCCCTGGTCGCGCTTGCGGCACTGGTTGTCGCCGGCGGACTGGTGGCAATCATCCCGGCGACCGCCGCATCCGCTGCGGCCTGCGCAGCGTCGTGGCAGGCCTCGGCCGTCTACACGGGAGGCGCCCAGGTCTCCCACAACGGCCGCAACTACCAGGCGAAGTGGTGGACCCAGAACGAGGCGCCGCCGGGCACCACCGGCGTGTGGCAGGACCTCGGCGCCTGCGGAGGCGGCACCACGCCGCCGCCCACGGGCAGCTGCAACCACCCGAACTGGGTCGCCGGCACCTGGTACGCCACCGGCAGCATCGTGCGGTACACCAACGGCCTGTACTACATCGCCGAGCACGACAATCCCGGCTACGACCCCGTCATCAGCACCTGGTACTGGGAGCCCTACACCTGCGGCGGAACGCCGCCCACCAACCCGCCCACCAACCCCGGCGGCTTCGTGGTCAGCGAGGCCCAGTTCAACCAGATGTTCCCAAGCCGCAACTCCTTCTACACGTACTCCGGGCTCGTCGCCGCACTCAACGCCTACTCGGCGTTCACCAGGACCGGCAGCGCGACCGTCCAGCGCCAGGAGGCCGCGGCCTTCCTCGCGAACGTGCACCACGAGACCGGCGGACTCGTCCACGTCGTGGAGCAGAACACCGCGAACTACCCGCACTACTGCGACCCCGGCCAGCCGTACGGCTGCCCGGCGGGGCAGGCCGCCTACTACGGTCGCGGGCCGATCCAGCTGAGCTGGAACTTCAACTACAACGCCGCCGGAAACGCCCTCGGGCTGCCCCTGCTGACCAACCCCTGGCTGGTGCAGAACGATGCCGCGGTCGCCTGGAAGACCGCCATCTGGTACTGGATGACCCAGAACGGGCCGGGCAGCATGACCGCCCACAACGCGATGGTCACCGGCGCCGGTTTCGGCGAGACCATCCGCAGCATCAACGGCTCGATCGAGTGCAACGGCGGGAACTCCGGCCAGGTGCAGAGCCGGGTCACCAGGTACCAGCAGTTCGTCGGCATCCTGGGCGTACCGGCCGGAGCCAACCTGTACTGCTGA
- a CDS encoding LacI family DNA-binding transcriptional regulator, translating into MGVSLRDIAERAGVSLATVSNVVNGYRPVGERTRQRVQQAVDELGYSPNLSARHLRRGRTGLIALAIPELNNPYFAELAEIAIREAAGLGYTLVMENTAADREAELLLLDGSRRHIIDGLIFSPVRIGREEVLARTADSPLVLIGEGVHDVPHDHIAIDNVAASQAAIQHLVEIGRRRIAFIGAADGGDRQSAHLRLRGYREALAAAGLPYRPRLVAGTPEFGRRDGRTAMRDLLALGEPPDAVFGYNDLVAVGALRALTEAGHRVPEDVAVIGIDDIEEGLFSTPTLTTIAPDKEAIGRLAVRRLVARIEGAEVTDALTVQTPFRLIRRESTCGRRGGNSGAVAPPFRYRPPDGS; encoded by the coding sequence ATGGGCGTCAGCCTGAGGGACATCGCCGAACGCGCAGGCGTCTCGCTGGCCACGGTGTCCAACGTGGTCAACGGGTACCGACCCGTGGGGGAGCGGACGCGTCAGCGTGTGCAGCAGGCGGTCGACGAACTCGGGTACAGCCCCAACCTCAGCGCCCGGCACCTCCGTCGGGGACGTACCGGCCTGATCGCCCTGGCCATCCCGGAGCTGAACAACCCCTACTTCGCTGAGCTGGCCGAGATCGCCATCCGGGAAGCGGCAGGTCTCGGCTACACCCTGGTGATGGAGAACACCGCCGCGGACCGGGAGGCGGAGCTGCTGCTCCTCGACGGCTCGCGGCGGCACATCATCGACGGCCTGATCTTCAGTCCGGTGCGCATCGGCAGGGAAGAGGTGTTGGCCCGGACCGCCGACAGCCCGCTGGTGCTCATCGGCGAGGGCGTCCACGACGTACCGCACGACCACATCGCCATCGACAACGTCGCCGCCAGTCAGGCCGCGATCCAGCATCTGGTCGAGATCGGGCGCCGCCGGATAGCGTTCATCGGCGCGGCCGACGGCGGTGACCGGCAGTCGGCGCACCTGCGCCTGCGCGGCTACCGGGAGGCCCTGGCCGCGGCCGGCCTGCCGTACCGCCCGCGGCTGGTCGCCGGTACCCCCGAGTTCGGCCGACGTGACGGCAGGACGGCCATGCGTGACCTGCTCGCCCTCGGTGAACCCCCGGACGCGGTGTTCGGCTACAACGACCTGGTCGCCGTTGGCGCGCTGCGGGCGTTGACCGAGGCCGGCCACCGGGTGCCGGAGGACGTGGCGGTGATCGGCATCGACGACATCGAGGAGGGACTCTTCAGCACCCCGACCCTCACCACCATCGCGCCGGACAAGGAGGCGATCGGCCGTCTCGCGGTACGCCGCCTCGTCGCCCGGATCGAGGGTGCGGAGGTCACCGACGCGCTGACCGTGCAGACGCCGTTCCGGCTGATCCGCAGGGAGAGCACCTGCGGCAGGCGAGGCGGAAACTCGGGTGCTGTCGCCCCGCCGTTCCGCTATCGTCCGCCGGATGGATCTTGA
- a CDS encoding cellulose binding domain-containing protein: MIVLLDRIVAVAAAVRRVLTGRGDVSRATWVAVIAALGVLIATAVSVIGVLRTPEGLTPVALDPPPSADQVGALPTDTPRAGQARPAATSPRPVHPSATAAPPTPGPSSSAPAPSSAAAPPTPAALRADFAIAENALLSYGAAVTISNPGEVPVARWKLTVTLPRESLRVSSVEGATASQDGAAWTFVPDGSAAQVPGSASVRVTFRVNGSSIGSTPTACTIDEAACTGLPD, encoded by the coding sequence GTGATCGTTCTGCTGGACCGGATCGTGGCCGTCGCCGCGGCCGTACGGCGGGTCCTCACCGGCCGGGGCGACGTCTCCCGGGCCACCTGGGTGGCCGTCATCGCGGCCCTCGGGGTGCTGATCGCCACGGCGGTCTCCGTCATCGGGGTGCTGCGCACCCCGGAAGGGTTGACACCGGTGGCCCTCGACCCGCCGCCATCCGCCGACCAGGTGGGCGCCCTGCCGACCGACACGCCCAGGGCGGGGCAGGCGAGACCGGCAGCCACCAGCCCGAGGCCGGTGCACCCGTCGGCCACGGCAGCCCCGCCGACCCCCGGACCGTCGTCCAGCGCGCCCGCACCCTCCTCCGCGGCGGCTCCACCCACACCCGCCGCCCTGCGCGCCGACTTCGCCATCGCGGAGAACGCTCTGCTCAGCTACGGCGCCGCCGTGACGATCAGCAACCCCGGCGAGGTGCCGGTGGCGCGGTGGAAGCTGACCGTCACCCTGCCCAGGGAGTCGCTGCGGGTCAGTTCGGTCGAGGGCGCGACGGCCAGCCAGGACGGTGCGGCGTGGACGTTCGTGCCCGACGGGAGCGCCGCGCAGGTGCCCGGCAGCGCCTCGGTCCGGGTGACCTTCCGGGTCAACGGCTCGTCGATCGGCTCCACCCCCACGGCGTGCACCATCGACGAGGCGGCCTGCACCGGCCTGCCGGACTGA
- a CDS encoding putative quinol monooxygenase yields the protein MIFITAKFRVLPEHADRWPRIAAEFTGATRAEPGCLWFDWSRSLDDPTEYVLVEAFRDDEAGAAHVQSAHFRKAQQDLPPHLAETPRIVNATVPQQDWSLLGEMAVPEGR from the coding sequence ATGATCTTCATTACCGCCAAGTTCCGGGTTCTCCCCGAGCACGCCGACCGGTGGCCGCGGATCGCCGCCGAGTTCACCGGGGCGACCAGGGCCGAGCCGGGCTGCCTGTGGTTCGACTGGTCCCGCAGCCTGGACGACCCGACCGAGTACGTGCTGGTCGAGGCGTTCCGCGACGACGAGGCCGGCGCGGCGCACGTGCAGTCCGCGCACTTCCGCAAGGCGCAGCAGGACCTGCCTCCCCACCTCGCCGAGACGCCTCGGATCGTGAACGCCACAGTGCCGCAGCAGGACTGGTCGCTGCTCGGCGAGATGGCCGTCCCCGAGGGTCGCTGA
- a CDS encoding GNAT family N-acetyltransferase, with amino-acid sequence MDLDIVTVAQRPELAPLLDDFDGAWPEFMGWDPMASLYYAVADELYPEFVLLAIDPAEPGRALARAYSVPLSWTEERLPPGGWDRVVQRATINRLAGTPTNTVSALEICVRPEARGRGLSARMLDAMRENARRLGYQTLVAPVRPSGKHADPDEPMDRYAFRVRDDGLPADPWLRTHVRAGGVIESVAPRSMTIPGTLQEWRGWTGLPFDRTGPVRVPGALVPVRCDVEHDHGVYVEPNVWVRHRL; translated from the coding sequence ATGGATCTTGACATCGTGACGGTCGCGCAGCGCCCCGAGCTCGCGCCCCTGCTGGACGACTTCGACGGCGCCTGGCCGGAGTTCATGGGCTGGGATCCGATGGCCTCGCTGTACTACGCGGTGGCCGACGAGCTGTACCCGGAGTTCGTCCTGCTCGCCATCGACCCCGCCGAGCCCGGCCGGGCGCTGGCACGGGCCTACAGCGTGCCGCTGTCCTGGACCGAGGAGCGGCTGCCGCCGGGCGGATGGGACCGGGTCGTGCAGCGAGCGACGATCAACCGCCTCGCCGGCACGCCGACGAACACGGTGTCCGCGTTGGAGATCTGCGTTCGCCCCGAGGCCCGCGGCAGGGGCCTGTCCGCCCGGATGCTCGACGCGATGCGCGAGAACGCCCGCCGGCTCGGCTACCAGACCCTGGTCGCGCCGGTACGCCCCAGCGGCAAGCACGCGGATCCCGACGAGCCGATGGACCGGTACGCCTTCCGGGTCCGCGACGACGGCCTGCCGGCGGACCCGTGGTTGCGTACGCACGTGCGTGCCGGCGGAGTGATCGAGTCCGTGGCGCCCCGGTCGATGACCATCCCGGGCACGTTGCAGGAGTGGCGGGGCTGGACCGGCCTGCCGTTCGACCGCACCGGCCCGGTGCGCGTGCCGGGCGCCCTCGTCCCGGTCCGCTGCGACGTCGAGCATGACCACGGCGTCTACGTCGAACCGAACGTGTGGGTCCGCCACCGGCTCTGA
- a CDS encoding S1 family peptidase, whose amino-acid sequence MVRWRTLTGLLATALAAVTAGSLTVAAPAAAADVIPTPTVVGGTRAAQGEFPFMVRLSMGCGGALYSSRLVLTAAHCVGATGTNTRITATLGVVDLQSSSRITVRSNYVYRAPGYNGSGRDWALIRLATPVTGLSTLKIANTTAYDSGTFTVAGWGAAREGGSQQRYLLKATVPFVSDSTCNSYYGGEIIPAQEICAGYASGGVDTCQGDSGGPMFRRDASNAWVQVGIVSWGNGCARPNYPGVYTQVSYFASTIASAAASLGG is encoded by the coding sequence ATGGTCCGTTGGCGTACCCTCACCGGCCTCTTGGCCACCGCGTTGGCCGCGGTGACCGCGGGCAGCCTCACTGTCGCGGCCCCGGCGGCCGCGGCCGACGTCATTCCGACGCCCACCGTCGTCGGCGGCACCCGCGCCGCCCAGGGCGAGTTCCCCTTCATGGTCCGGCTCTCGATGGGGTGCGGCGGAGCCCTGTACAGCTCGCGGCTGGTGCTCACCGCGGCGCACTGCGTGGGCGCCACCGGCACCAACACCAGGATCACCGCGACGCTCGGCGTGGTCGACCTCCAGTCGTCCAGCCGGATCACCGTCCGGTCGAACTACGTCTACCGGGCACCCGGCTACAACGGCAGCGGCAGGGACTGGGCGCTGATCCGGCTGGCCACCCCCGTCACCGGGCTGAGCACCCTGAAGATCGCGAACACCACCGCGTACGACAGCGGCACCTTCACAGTCGCCGGCTGGGGCGCCGCCCGCGAGGGCGGCTCGCAACAGCGGTACCTGCTCAAGGCGACCGTGCCGTTCGTCAGCGACTCCACCTGCAACTCCTACTACGGCGGGGAGATCATCCCCGCACAGGAGATCTGCGCCGGCTACGCCAGCGGCGGCGTGGACACCTGCCAGGGAGACTCGGGCGGCCCGATGTTCCGCCGCGACGCCAGCAACGCCTGGGTCCAGGTCGGCATCGTCAGCTGGGGCAACGGCTGCGCCCGGCCCAACTACCCGGGTGTCTACACCCAGGTGAGCTACTTCGCCTCGACGATCGCCTCGGCCGCCGCGAGCCTCGGCGGCTGA
- a CDS encoding zinc-dependent alcohol dehydrogenase family protein: MRAVIFDEFGARPEVRDVPDAVPPPGGAVIRVEATGLCRSDWHGWQGHDPDIRLPHVPGHEFAGVVTAVGDGVRGWRPGDRVTAPFVCACGRCPACLSGDQQVCERQTQPGFTHWGSFAEYVAVRNADVNLVRLPDELDYPAAAALGCRFATAFRAVVSQGRVAAGEWVAVHGCGGVGLSAVMIAVACGARVVAVDVTPGALELARSCGAAVCLDGSALTGPGAVAAAVREATGGGAHLSLDALGSHATCVASIESLRRRGRHVQVGLLPAAQGRPALPMDLVIAFELELRGSHGMAAHAYPELLRLVTAGVLRPAALVTRTIGLSEVPDALVTMDRPAPGGMCLIRPAQPR; the protein is encoded by the coding sequence ATGCGTGCGGTGATCTTCGACGAGTTCGGTGCCCGACCCGAGGTCCGCGACGTCCCGGACGCGGTGCCGCCGCCCGGGGGCGCGGTCATCCGCGTCGAGGCGACGGGGTTGTGCCGCAGCGACTGGCACGGGTGGCAGGGACACGATCCGGACATCCGCCTGCCGCACGTGCCCGGTCACGAGTTCGCCGGCGTGGTCACGGCGGTCGGCGACGGCGTGCGCGGCTGGCGGCCCGGCGATCGGGTCACTGCGCCGTTCGTCTGCGCCTGCGGGCGGTGCCCGGCCTGCCTCTCCGGCGATCAGCAGGTCTGCGAGCGGCAGACGCAGCCGGGCTTCACCCACTGGGGCTCGTTCGCGGAGTACGTTGCGGTGCGGAACGCCGACGTCAACCTGGTCCGGCTTCCCGACGAGCTGGACTACCCGGCCGCGGCGGCGCTGGGCTGCCGCTTCGCCACGGCGTTCCGGGCAGTGGTCAGCCAGGGGCGCGTCGCCGCGGGCGAGTGGGTGGCGGTGCACGGCTGCGGCGGGGTGGGCCTGTCCGCGGTGATGATCGCGGTGGCCTGCGGCGCGCGGGTGGTGGCGGTCGACGTCACCCCCGGCGCGCTCGAGCTGGCCAGGAGCTGCGGGGCCGCGGTCTGCCTGGACGGTAGCGCCCTGACCGGGCCCGGGGCGGTGGCCGCCGCCGTACGGGAGGCGACCGGCGGCGGGGCCCACCTGTCACTCGACGCGTTGGGCAGTCACGCGACCTGCGTCGCGTCCATCGAGAGCCTGCGCCGGCGAGGCCGGCACGTGCAGGTCGGGCTCCTCCCCGCCGCGCAGGGCCGACCGGCCCTGCCGATGGATCTCGTGATCGCGTTCGAGCTGGAGCTGCGGGGCAGTCACGGCATGGCCGCGCACGCCTATCCGGAGCTGCTGCGGCTGGTCACCGCCGGCGTGCTGCGCCCCGCCGCGCTCGTCACCCGCACCATCGGCCTGAGCGAGGTGCCTGACGCGCTTGTCACGATGGACCGGCCCGCTCCCGGCGGGATGTGCCTCATCCGGCCGGCACAGCCGCGCTGA
- a CDS encoding glycoside hydrolase family 10 protein, with product MPAADPPAATARRPRAHLFIAVVAAIAVAVAIGAWTLRDRVGGDAPRTAGAAAPNAASDAAPANGIATCAGQPARAPRELRGMWITTVNNIDWPSRRGLPAETVRAEFRGWLDLAVRRNHNAVFVHVRPSGDALWPSSYAPWSEWLTGRRDGRDPGWDPMEFMVAEAHARNLEFHAWFNPYRGGQPATVGGPGPKLDQLAPTHPLRRHRDWVVTYPSADRPGSRLYFNPGIPEARAFVEDSMLEAVQRYDVDGVHFDDFFYPYPEAGQDFPDGAAFARYGGGFANKDAWRRDNVNTLVREMSERIKAIKPWVKFGISPFGIWRNKRTDPAGSATAGLQSYDDIYADTRLWVREQWLDYVVPQLYWHIGFEKADYAKLLPWWAATVKGTGVQLYIGQADYRVGERGAWRDPAELDRQLALNRRYAVSGSVHFSARQVRADKLGAVSRYSAAHYGSPALVPTMARLPAAPPAAPEVTGVRRADTGVELNWRGDDATSFAVYRMDGDGARLVGTARGTGWIDRTAPADRPLTYCVSALDRSGNEGPLSAAVPAG from the coding sequence ATGCCCGCCGCCGATCCGCCCGCTGCCACCGCTCGTCGCCCCCGGGCCCACCTGTTCATCGCCGTGGTCGCCGCGATCGCCGTGGCCGTCGCGATCGGCGCCTGGACACTGCGGGACCGCGTCGGCGGCGACGCGCCGCGGACGGCAGGCGCGGCCGCCCCGAACGCGGCATCCGACGCCGCCCCGGCGAACGGCATCGCCACCTGTGCCGGCCAGCCGGCACGGGCGCCCCGCGAGCTGCGCGGCATGTGGATCACCACCGTGAACAACATCGACTGGCCGAGCCGTCGCGGGCTGCCGGCCGAGACGGTGCGGGCGGAGTTCCGGGGTTGGCTGGACCTTGCCGTACGGCGCAACCACAACGCGGTCTTCGTGCACGTGCGACCGAGCGGGGACGCGCTCTGGCCGTCCAGCTACGCGCCGTGGTCGGAGTGGCTGACCGGACGCCGCGACGGGCGCGACCCGGGCTGGGACCCGATGGAGTTCATGGTCGCCGAGGCGCACGCCCGCAACCTGGAGTTCCACGCGTGGTTCAACCCGTACCGCGGCGGGCAGCCGGCCACCGTCGGCGGGCCGGGCCCGAAGCTGGACCAGCTCGCGCCGACACACCCGCTGCGGCGACACCGCGACTGGGTGGTGACCTACCCCAGCGCCGACCGACCCGGCAGTCGCCTCTACTTCAACCCGGGAATCCCTGAGGCGCGCGCCTTCGTCGAGGACTCGATGTTGGAGGCCGTCCAGCGGTACGACGTCGACGGGGTGCACTTCGACGACTTCTTCTACCCGTACCCGGAAGCCGGACAGGACTTCCCGGACGGCGCGGCGTTCGCCCGGTACGGCGGAGGGTTCGCGAACAAGGACGCCTGGCGCCGCGACAACGTGAACACGCTGGTCCGGGAGATGAGCGAGCGGATCAAGGCCATCAAGCCGTGGGTGAAGTTCGGCATCAGCCCGTTCGGCATCTGGCGCAACAAGCGCACCGACCCGGCCGGCTCCGCGACAGCCGGACTGCAGAGCTACGACGACATCTACGCCGACACCCGACTCTGGGTACGCGAACAGTGGCTGGACTACGTCGTGCCGCAGCTCTACTGGCACATCGGGTTCGAAAAGGCCGACTACGCCAAGCTCCTGCCGTGGTGGGCGGCCACAGTGAAGGGCACAGGGGTGCAGCTCTACATCGGCCAGGCCGACTACCGGGTGGGCGAGCGCGGCGCCTGGCGCGACCCGGCCGAGCTGGACCGCCAGCTCGCCCTCAACCGTCGGTACGCGGTGAGCGGAAGCGTGCACTTCAGCGCCCGGCAGGTGCGCGCGGACAAGCTCGGGGCGGTCAGCCGGTACAGCGCGGCGCACTACGGCAGCCCGGCGCTGGTGCCCACCATGGCGCGGCTGCCGGCGGCGCCCCCGGCCGCGCCGGAGGTCACCGGCGTACGGCGTGCGGACACCGGGGTGGAGCTGAACTGGCGCGGCGACGACGCCACGAGCTTCGCCGTCTACCGCATGGACGGCGACGGGGCCCGGCTCGTCGGCACCGCCCGCGGTACGGGCTGGATCGACCGCACCGCCCCGGCCGACCGTCCGCTCACCTACTGCGTGTCCGCGCTGGATCGCAGCGGGAACGAGGGCCCACTCAGCGCGGCTGTGCCGGCCGGATGA
- a CDS encoding AbfB domain-containing protein, with amino-acid sequence MTRQVPIRPALPLLLIIALVAGVLATPAERARAAPPKTPPLTTPWTNQALVGTPLPEYPRPQMTRPDWLNLNGEWQLRQSATDDAPQFNTTLPERVNVPFPVESALSGIQRAANDNRNYLFYRRTVTVPPNWSGRRTLLHFGAVDWQSTVWVNGIRVGAHTGGYDAFTFDVTPQLTAGTNEIVVKVWDPTDTRQNGSLPPIGKQTKQPGGIFYTPSSGIWQTVWLEPVPAASISSVDVYPNLSNNTLRVRVFTRGDVSGHSVLAEALNGSTVVGSATGGFTDFSVPVPNARRWSPDDPFLYNLRVTLRNAAGATVDRTTHYFGMREITTGLVNGVLRPKLNGQFVFQVGTLDQGYWPDGLYTAPTDAALAFDLQKHKDLGFNMVRKHIKVEPQRWFYHADRLGLLVWQDIPSMTAQDINATDAQQAQFETEAREIVDEHRSSPAVVVYTPYNEGWGERALADTRRVAQNIKNQDPTRLVNPHSGHNCCQSLGNPGNGDIDDWHAYLGPDSPAPSSSRIAVLGEFGGLGLHTPGHEYSPNGSFFAYEWQPDSTALTNRYVGLVQGSQNLMLGKGLSASVYTEITDLEGELNGFLTYDRQVIKMGQARVRAANTALINASKTIGSSAPVTLPVNTRRSLQVTTPGHTNRYLRHQDGLAYTEVVDAGSPTLLKNDATYTIRPGLADATCYSFESVNFPGQYLRHQNSRVRNSPNDGSALTRADATWCARVGLTGTGVSLESYNFRGRYLRHYNSEVWLSNGAGGDAYNTPTLWAADSTWTIAAPWAP; translated from the coding sequence ATGACACGTCAGGTCCCCATCCGCCCCGCCCTGCCCCTGCTGCTCATCATCGCCCTGGTCGCCGGCGTCCTCGCCACGCCCGCCGAGCGGGCACGGGCCGCGCCGCCGAAGACGCCGCCACTGACCACCCCGTGGACCAACCAGGCGCTGGTCGGCACTCCACTGCCCGAGTACCCGCGACCGCAGATGACCAGGCCGGACTGGCTCAACCTCAACGGGGAGTGGCAGCTTCGCCAGTCCGCCACCGACGACGCCCCGCAGTTCAACACCACCCTGCCCGAAAGGGTAAACGTGCCGTTCCCGGTGGAGAGCGCGCTCTCCGGCATCCAGCGTGCGGCCAACGACAACCGCAACTACCTGTTCTACCGACGTACCGTCACCGTCCCACCGAACTGGTCGGGGCGACGGACACTGCTGCACTTCGGTGCGGTCGACTGGCAGAGCACCGTGTGGGTCAACGGCATCCGGGTCGGTGCGCACACCGGTGGCTACGACGCCTTCACCTTCGACGTGACCCCGCAGCTCACCGCCGGAACCAACGAGATCGTCGTCAAGGTGTGGGACCCCACCGACACCCGGCAGAACGGCAGCCTGCCGCCTATCGGCAAGCAGACCAAGCAACCCGGCGGGATCTTCTACACCCCCAGCTCCGGCATCTGGCAGACGGTGTGGCTGGAGCCGGTGCCCGCGGCCTCGATCAGCAGCGTGGACGTCTACCCGAACCTGAGCAACAACACCCTGCGGGTCCGGGTCTTCACGCGCGGCGACGTGAGCGGCCACAGCGTGCTCGCCGAGGCGCTGAACGGGAGCACAGTGGTCGGCTCGGCCACCGGCGGCTTCACCGACTTCAGCGTCCCGGTGCCCAACGCACGCCGCTGGTCACCCGACGACCCCTTCCTCTACAACCTCCGGGTCACCCTCCGCAACGCCGCCGGGGCCACCGTCGACCGGACCACGCACTACTTCGGGATGCGCGAGATCACCACCGGCCTGGTGAACGGGGTGCTACGCCCCAAGCTCAACGGCCAGTTCGTGTTCCAGGTCGGCACCCTCGACCAGGGCTACTGGCCGGACGGGCTGTACACAGCACCGACCGACGCGGCTCTCGCCTTCGACCTGCAGAAGCACAAGGATCTCGGCTTCAACATGGTGCGCAAGCACATCAAGGTCGAACCGCAGCGCTGGTTCTACCACGCCGACCGGCTCGGCCTGCTTGTCTGGCAGGACATCCCGTCGATGACCGCGCAGGACATCAACGCGACCGACGCCCAGCAGGCGCAGTTCGAGACCGAGGCCCGCGAGATCGTCGACGAGCACCGCAGCTCCCCCGCCGTCGTCGTGTACACCCCCTACAACGAGGGCTGGGGTGAGCGGGCCCTGGCGGACACCCGCCGGGTCGCGCAGAACATCAAGAACCAGGACCCCACCCGTCTGGTCAACCCGCACAGCGGGCACAACTGCTGCCAGTCCCTCGGCAACCCCGGCAACGGCGACATCGACGACTGGCACGCCTACCTCGGGCCGGACTCCCCCGCACCGTCGAGCAGCCGGATCGCCGTGCTCGGCGAGTTCGGCGGCCTGGGCCTGCACACCCCGGGCCACGAGTACAGCCCGAACGGCAGCTTCTTCGCCTACGAGTGGCAACCCGATTCGACCGCGCTCACCAACCGTTACGTGGGTCTGGTGCAGGGCAGCCAGAACCTGATGCTCGGCAAGGGGCTCAGCGCCTCGGTCTACACCGAGATCACCGATCTGGAGGGCGAGCTGAACGGCTTCCTCACCTACGACCGTCAGGTGATCAAAATGGGTCAGGCACGGGTCCGTGCCGCGAACACGGCACTGATCAACGCCTCGAAGACCATCGGCAGCTCGGCGCCCGTCACTCTCCCGGTCAACACGCGGCGGTCGTTGCAGGTGACCACGCCCGGCCACACCAACCGGTACCTGCGGCACCAGGACGGTCTGGCCTACACCGAGGTCGTCGACGCGGGCAGCCCGACCCTGCTCAAGAACGACGCGACGTACACCATCCGACCCGGTCTGGCCGACGCCACCTGCTACTCGTTCGAGTCGGTCAACTTTCCCGGGCAGTACCTGCGGCACCAGAACTCGCGGGTACGCAACTCGCCGAACGACGGCTCCGCGCTCACCCGCGCCGACGCCACCTGGTGCGCGCGGGTGGGACTGACCGGCACGGGCGTGTCGCTGGAGTCGTACAACTTCCGGGGCAGGTACCTGCGGCACTACAACTCGGAGGTCTGGCTCAGCAACGGCGCCGGCGGCGACGCGTACAACACTCCAACGCTGTGGGCCGCCGACAGCACCTGGACGATTGCCGCGCCCTGGGCGCCCTGA